One genomic region from Nocardia vinacea encodes:
- a CDS encoding Clp protease N-terminal domain-containing protein, with translation MNDIPRTPEVDQIIAAAEELGQRDGYVGVEHLFLAIVGDLDTVPAAELQRMGIDLDQITAQLRATMDSESFREVRNRARFLDGRTVEHFPDGRVVTEYPDGRIVEHHE, from the coding sequence ATGAACGATATTCCCCGCACACCGGAAGTCGATCAGATCATCGCCGCCGCCGAAGAACTTGGCCAGCGTGACGGCTATGTGGGCGTCGAGCACCTGTTCCTCGCCATCGTCGGTGACCTCGATACGGTGCCCGCGGCAGAGCTGCAACGTATGGGGATCGACCTGGACCAGATCACCGCGCAGTTGAGGGCAACGATGGATAGCGAGAGCTTCCGGGAGGTCCGCAATCGAGCTCGCTTCCTCGACGGCCGGACGGTCGAACATTTCCCTGATGGCCGCGTCGTGACCGAGTATCCGGATGGCAGGATCGTCGAACACCACGAATAG
- a CDS encoding DUF6879 family protein: MQLVQDEAFNRLFHSCQREAFHLEVQDTYETPEESEPFRKFLQDEPDDYAWFQPWLDHVRDVTSRGVAVNRARVVTEPHTDYTRFAKAVARFNAEAGEDVRYLPRHLIASAELTVDDWWLFDDTVLAYTIFEPSGRWVGAAVTTDPRLVDYCRGVKERVWALATPLAEYSRQ, encoded by the coding sequence GTGCAACTCGTGCAGGATGAGGCGTTCAACCGCCTATTCCACTCCTGCCAGCGGGAGGCGTTCCACCTGGAAGTTCAGGACACCTACGAGACTCCAGAGGAGTCCGAGCCGTTCCGGAAGTTCCTTCAGGACGAACCCGACGACTATGCATGGTTCCAACCGTGGCTCGACCACGTGCGGGACGTGACCAGTCGCGGTGTGGCCGTGAACCGTGCCCGCGTGGTGACCGAACCTCACACCGACTACACGCGCTTCGCGAAGGCAGTGGCGCGGTTCAACGCTGAAGCCGGCGAGGACGTTCGCTACCTGCCGCGGCACTTGATCGCCTCGGCCGAGCTGACCGTCGATGACTGGTGGTTGTTCGATGACACGGTGCTGGCGTACACGATCTTCGAGCCGTCGGGCCGTTGGGTCGGTGCCGCAGTCACGACCGATCCTCGGCTGGTCGACTACTGCCGAGGCGTAAAAGAGCGTGTCTGGGCGCTCGCTACCCCTCTCGCGGAGTACTCCCGCCAGTGA
- a CDS encoding DUF5753 domain-containing protein — translation MDQVPDLIATVRNIEASYLEWRRVLGTGTKRRQQASIKLEAETQLMRWYEPVLIPGLLQTAEYAEEIMRNVIEFQGIPNDLEDGVSKRMERQQILYQRKHRFHFVIGEQALRTTVGDDRIMTGQLDRLLAVLGMPRVLFGIVPAETRYQVPISNFIMFDDRTVMVENVTAELTITQPREVATYGRAFDVLAKQSVNGNAARALISAALERRAKSG, via the coding sequence GTGGACCAGGTGCCGGATCTCATCGCGACCGTCCGCAACATAGAGGCGTCCTACTTGGAGTGGCGCCGAGTGCTTGGAACCGGCACGAAACGGCGGCAGCAGGCTTCGATCAAGTTGGAAGCCGAGACGCAGCTGATGCGTTGGTATGAGCCGGTTCTGATCCCAGGCTTGCTACAGACTGCCGAATACGCGGAAGAGATCATGCGCAATGTGATCGAGTTCCAGGGCATACCCAATGACCTCGAAGATGGCGTATCGAAGCGGATGGAACGCCAACAAATCCTGTACCAGCGCAAGCATCGGTTTCACTTCGTGATCGGAGAACAGGCGCTACGGACGACTGTCGGCGACGACCGGATCATGACTGGACAACTGGATCGCCTGCTCGCCGTGCTGGGCATGCCGCGGGTGCTGTTCGGGATCGTGCCCGCCGAAACCCGCTACCAAGTACCAATATCGAACTTCATCATGTTCGACGATCGCACAGTGATGGTCGAAAACGTGACAGCCGAACTCACGATTACCCAGCCACGGGAGGTCGCCACATACGGGCGCGCATTCGACGTCTTGGCGAAGCAGTCCGTGAACGGCAACGCTGCTCGCGCCTTGATATCAGCGGCCCTCGAACGGCGAGCCAAGTCCGGCTGA
- a CDS encoding MmpS family transport accessory protein: MTGPNQPYPPQQPPQPPYGQQPPPYGQYPRPPRKRKVWPWVLLGVVVLLFGGCVALVGTAGHEVSKAVDAANSSIQSAAADIPATSIPPLSAKPPTGKGKTVVYEIVSDSDGLNSVTYFDENSDLQQETSATAPWSKIVTNNSTFAVIGLGAQTKGTSVTCRIIVDGKVKDEKTATGKYAVVNCTGTI; the protein is encoded by the coding sequence ATGACCGGACCGAACCAGCCCTACCCTCCCCAGCAGCCGCCGCAGCCGCCCTACGGGCAGCAGCCACCGCCGTACGGGCAGTACCCGCGACCGCCTCGGAAGCGGAAGGTGTGGCCATGGGTGCTACTCGGGGTAGTGGTACTGCTTTTCGGTGGCTGCGTCGCCCTCGTCGGCACTGCCGGCCATGAGGTGAGCAAAGCTGTCGACGCCGCGAACTCATCCATCCAGTCGGCCGCCGCCGATATTCCTGCCACCTCGATACCGCCGTTGAGCGCGAAGCCGCCGACCGGCAAGGGCAAGACGGTGGTGTACGAGATCGTCTCCGACTCGGACGGACTCAACAGCGTCACCTACTTCGACGAGAACTCCGACTTGCAGCAGGAGACAAGCGCGACCGCGCCGTGGTCGAAGATCGTCACCAACAACTCGACCTTCGCAGTCATCGGGTTGGGTGCCCAAACGAAGGGGACCAGTGTGACGTGCCGGATCATCGTGGACGGCAAGGTGAAAGACGAGAAAACCGCTACCGGCAAGTACGCGGTCGTCAACTGCACTGGCACGATCTGA
- a CDS encoding phosphodiesterase, whose product MVDLSAAVVRSAFAAGARLRHARVFHPDGLHLSGRLHAEYEFENLFGSGERAVIARLSKGTGLPGPIPDVLGLAFRVLDRDDKPWDFALATTGRSTVGRFVITVATGWARARYGGVMPYRFGNGRTTWVFAEPDAAQPKSASIEALEEYLRGHEVHFDLISSPIGGPTRKLAEINLRLAEGEHRTDYFDPMINHPAEVEIVPKTIRQLREFAYSGSRQGRGEAP is encoded by the coding sequence ATGGTCGATTTATCTGCCGCAGTTGTGCGAAGCGCGTTCGCAGCCGGGGCCAGGCTCCGGCATGCGCGGGTTTTCCATCCCGACGGACTGCACCTGTCGGGTCGGCTGCACGCCGAATACGAGTTCGAGAACCTGTTCGGCAGCGGTGAACGGGCCGTCATCGCCCGCCTGTCGAAGGGCACCGGGCTGCCGGGGCCCATCCCCGATGTGCTCGGGCTCGCCTTTCGCGTCCTGGATCGCGACGACAAGCCGTGGGACTTCGCTCTTGCGACCACGGGCCGTAGTACGGTCGGGCGGTTCGTGATCACCGTCGCGACGGGCTGGGCCCGCGCCAGGTACGGCGGCGTGATGCCTTACCGTTTCGGCAATGGTAGGACCACCTGGGTATTCGCCGAACCCGATGCGGCACAACCGAAATCCGCCTCCATCGAAGCACTCGAAGAATACCTGCGCGGGCACGAGGTGCATTTCGATCTGATCAGCAGCCCGATCGGCGGCCCGACCCGCAAACTCGCCGAAATCAACCTGCGGCTGGCCGAGGGTGAGCACCGCACCGACTACTTCGACCCGATGATCAATCATCCCGCCGAGGTCGAGATAGTCCCGAAAACCATCCGGCAACTGCGCGAGTTCGCGTATTCGGGTAGCCGCCAGGGACGTGGTGAGGCGCCGTGA
- a CDS encoding TetR/AcrR family transcriptional regulator has translation MGRPRQFDESNMLDAATELFWSKGFDETSVEDVSRATGVGNGSIYAAYGNKRGLFLTAFERYCERRARFVREVVTSAPGSPRAAVRALFRAVIDDCAAHPDRRGCLMINSIAQLGTRIPEVATIGTRTTTAMEEGVADRLRVAAPDNADPATLSALSAHIIVISQGLIQLSRLGIPTSRLQEIADISSTALPAPWADHLVH, from the coding sequence ATGGGACGGCCACGACAGTTCGATGAGTCGAACATGCTCGATGCCGCGACGGAGTTGTTCTGGTCGAAGGGTTTCGACGAAACATCGGTGGAGGATGTATCCCGCGCGACCGGCGTCGGGAACGGCAGCATCTACGCCGCTTACGGCAATAAACGCGGCCTGTTCCTCACCGCCTTCGAGCGCTACTGCGAACGCCGCGCACGCTTCGTCCGCGAGGTCGTCACGTCCGCGCCCGGCTCACCGCGCGCCGCCGTCCGCGCCCTCTTCCGAGCAGTCATCGACGACTGCGCCGCCCACCCCGACCGCCGCGGCTGCCTCATGATCAACAGCATCGCCCAACTCGGCACCCGCATCCCCGAAGTCGCCACCATCGGCACCCGCACCACCACCGCCATGGAAGAAGGCGTGGCCGACCGCCTACGAGTCGCTGCGCCGGACAACGCCGACCCCGCCACTCTCTCGGCCCTCAGCGCCCACATCATCGTGATCTCCCAGGGCCTGATCCAACTGAGCCGCTTAGGAATCCCCACTTCACGCCTACAGGAAATCGCCGACATATCCAGCACCGCCCTCCCAGCCCCCTGGGCCGACCACCTAGTCCATTGA
- a CDS encoding GlxA family transcriptional regulator: MSAKFGGTARRRVGVLVFDSVKMLDFVGPAEVFVEANQSVAGYEVVLVSADGKDVHTSIGARTQVSCAAADAGRFDTVVIPGSELPVEKFATPEVLAAARHLSSHTRRTASICSGAFVLAQLGLLDGRRATTHWKFTGDLARRFPSVLVEPDAIFVRDGNLYSSAGVAAGVDLALALVEEDHGADVARRVAQSLVVHMQRAGGQSQFSASLSGPAPRSPLLRGVVDLICADPTYPHTVQSLAAHARVSVRHLTRLFRTELQRSPAEYVAFIRFGVARDMLHAGRSVTEAAMAAGYGNSEALRRAFVARLGISPRKYQQRFRTTGSLVGAELAAVVS, encoded by the coding sequence ATGTCCGCAAAATTCGGTGGTACGGCCCGCAGGCGAGTCGGTGTGCTGGTTTTCGACAGCGTCAAGATGCTCGACTTCGTCGGTCCCGCGGAGGTATTCGTCGAGGCGAACCAGTCGGTGGCCGGTTATGAGGTGGTACTCGTTTCGGCCGACGGCAAGGACGTGCACACCTCGATCGGCGCGCGCACGCAGGTAAGCTGCGCGGCGGCCGACGCGGGTCGCTTCGACACCGTGGTGATTCCAGGCAGCGAGTTGCCCGTGGAAAAATTCGCGACTCCCGAGGTGCTGGCGGCGGCACGGCACCTGTCCTCGCATACCCGGCGGACCGCGTCGATCTGCAGCGGCGCGTTCGTCCTGGCCCAACTCGGACTGCTCGACGGCAGGCGGGCGACGACCCATTGGAAATTCACCGGCGACCTGGCGCGCCGGTTCCCATCCGTACTGGTGGAACCGGATGCGATTTTCGTGCGCGACGGCAACCTCTACAGTTCGGCCGGTGTCGCGGCCGGTGTGGATCTCGCGCTGGCGCTGGTCGAGGAGGATCATGGTGCCGATGTCGCCCGACGGGTGGCACAGTCACTGGTGGTGCATATGCAGCGTGCCGGTGGACAGTCGCAGTTCTCGGCATCACTGAGCGGGCCCGCGCCTCGCAGTCCGCTGCTGCGCGGGGTCGTAGATCTGATCTGCGCGGACCCCACGTACCCGCATACCGTGCAGAGCCTCGCCGCGCACGCACGCGTCAGCGTCCGACATCTGACCCGGCTGTTCCGCACGGAGCTCCAACGTTCGCCCGCGGAGTATGTAGCGTTCATCCGGTTCGGGGTGGCCAGGGATATGTTGCACGCCGGACGCAGCGTGACCGAGGCGGCGATGGCCGCCGGATACGGCAATAGCGAGGCATTGCGGCGGGCGTTCGTGGCGCGGCTCGGCATTTCGCCGCGCAAGTATCAGCAGCGGTTCCGGACGACCGGTTCGCTCGTGGGAGCCGAACTCGCAGCGGTGGTGTCCTGA
- a CDS encoding alpha/beta hydrolase has product MSPASTPTLVLVHGAFADASSWSPVTQRLLDQGYRVVAPPVFNRSLSGDAAYIRAVVEQIDGPVLLAGHSYGGAVITVAGVAENVVGLVYVSGYALEEGESLGQLQGRFPDSELAAHLVYTSYPVDGETTGTDVSVEIEAFPAIFADGVDAVTARVLAVSQRPLSATAFGEPAAVAAWKTRPAWGIVSSADRTINPDVERYGYERAGLRAVVEMDAPHLVMQTHPDRVASVITDAIAELS; this is encoded by the coding sequence ATGTCCCCCGCGTCAACCCCCACACTTGTCCTCGTGCACGGCGCCTTCGCCGATGCGTCGAGTTGGTCGCCGGTCACCCAGCGGCTGCTCGACCAGGGCTACCGGGTCGTGGCACCGCCGGTGTTCAACCGCAGCCTGTCCGGCGATGCCGCCTACATCCGGGCGGTCGTCGAGCAGATCGATGGCCCGGTACTACTGGCCGGGCATTCCTACGGCGGCGCGGTGATCACCGTCGCCGGTGTTGCCGAGAATGTCGTCGGCCTCGTCTACGTGTCGGGCTACGCGTTGGAGGAAGGCGAGAGCCTCGGCCAATTGCAGGGCCGGTTCCCGGATTCCGAGCTGGCGGCACATCTGGTCTACACCTCGTACCCGGTCGACGGCGAAACGACCGGAACCGATGTTTCCGTTGAAATCGAAGCGTTCCCAGCCATTTTCGCGGACGGCGTCGACGCGGTGACGGCGCGGGTGCTCGCGGTGTCGCAGCGACCGCTGTCGGCGACGGCGTTCGGTGAGCCCGCCGCCGTGGCGGCCTGGAAGACCAGGCCCGCCTGGGGAATTGTGTCCAGCGCCGATCGCACCATCAATCCGGATGTCGAGCGTTATGGCTATGAACGGGCCGGGCTGCGGGCGGTCGTCGAGATGGACGCACCGCACCTGGTGATGCAGACCCATCCGGACCGGGTCGCGTCGGTCATCACCGACGCGATCGCCGAATTGTCCTGA
- a CDS encoding alpha/beta hydrolase yields the protein MSGNPLGISLEQAAQEFVDATSQPPFLYQLAPEEGRKAVDSVQDSPIFKPEIDEEWVTVDGGPTGSVRARIVKPQGVTEVLPVIVYTHGAGWVFGDAHTHDRLVRDLAVGVRAAVVFPEYDRSPEVRYPVANEQSYRVAQWVTTDGAEHGLDASRIAVAGDSVGGNMAIALTLMAKERGDLSFAQQVLFYPVTDANFDTGSYQRFAEGYFLTRAGMQWFWDQYTTSAEDRAQITVSPLRAGTEQLSGLPPALVITAEADVLRDEGEAFAGKLRAAGVPVTQVRYGGIIHDFVMVNAMHDTHAAKAAVAQAVATLKAALHTA from the coding sequence ATGTCAGGTAATCCGTTGGGCATCTCGCTCGAGCAGGCAGCGCAGGAGTTCGTCGACGCCACCTCGCAGCCGCCGTTCCTCTACCAGCTCGCCCCGGAGGAGGGGCGCAAGGCCGTGGATTCGGTGCAGGATTCGCCGATTTTCAAGCCGGAGATCGACGAGGAGTGGGTCACGGTCGACGGCGGTCCGACCGGGTCGGTGCGGGCGCGCATCGTCAAGCCGCAGGGTGTCACCGAGGTACTGCCCGTGATCGTCTACACCCATGGCGCGGGTTGGGTTTTCGGCGATGCACACACCCACGACCGGCTCGTGCGCGATCTCGCCGTCGGGGTGCGCGCGGCCGTTGTTTTTCCCGAATACGATCGCTCGCCGGAGGTGCGGTACCCGGTGGCCAACGAACAGTCCTACCGGGTCGCCCAGTGGGTTACGACCGACGGCGCCGAGCACGGTCTCGACGCGTCTCGGATCGCGGTCGCGGGTGATTCGGTCGGCGGCAATATGGCCATCGCGCTGACACTCATGGCGAAGGAGCGCGGCGACCTCTCGTTCGCGCAGCAGGTGCTGTTCTACCCGGTGACCGACGCCAACTTCGACACCGGTTCGTACCAGCGGTTCGCCGAGGGTTACTTCCTGACTCGCGCAGGGATGCAATGGTTCTGGGATCAGTACACCACCAGCGCCGAAGACCGTGCGCAGATCACCGTGTCGCCGCTGCGAGCCGGCACCGAGCAGTTGAGCGGGCTGCCGCCCGCGCTGGTCATCACCGCCGAGGCGGATGTGTTGCGCGATGAGGGCGAAGCCTTCGCCGGCAAGCTGCGCGCGGCGGGCGTGCCGGTGACGCAGGTGCGCTACGGGGGGATCATCCACGACTTCGTCATGGTGAACGCGATGCACGATACCCATGCCGCCAAAGCCGCTGTCGCACAGGCGGTTGCGACGCTGAAGGCCGCCCTGCACACAGCGTGA
- a CDS encoding alpha/beta hydrolase, whose translation MRGLDSDAAYIATVVDGIEGRCVLVGHSYGGSVITVAAEGKADVTALVYIAAFIPDENESALQLSDKFPGSTLGAATRPTSYPLSDGSTGTELYIRQEEFHRQFAADVPAETAELMATTQRPVALAALQETASAAAWKSVSAFALLTTDDKNIPIEAQRFMAERAGADTVEISASHAVSVSEPEAVADLIVRAVER comes from the coding sequence CTGCGCGGCCTCGACAGTGACGCCGCTTACATCGCGACGGTCGTCGACGGCATCGAGGGCCGGTGCGTGCTCGTCGGACACTCTTACGGTGGCAGCGTCATCACCGTGGCGGCCGAGGGAAAGGCCGATGTCACCGCATTGGTTTACATTGCCGCGTTCATTCCCGACGAGAACGAGAGCGCGCTGCAGCTGAGCGACAAGTTCCCCGGCTCCACCTTGGGGGCAGCCACCCGTCCCACGAGCTACCCCCTGTCCGACGGGAGCACCGGCACCGAACTCTATATCCGCCAGGAGGAGTTCCACCGGCAGTTCGCCGCCGATGTTCCGGCGGAAACGGCTGAGCTGATGGCCACGACACAGCGGCCGGTCGCCCTTGCCGCGCTGCAGGAGACTGCTTCCGCGGCCGCATGGAAGTCGGTGTCCGCGTTCGCATTGCTGACCACCGACGATAAGAACATCCCCATCGAGGCGCAGCGGTTCATGGCCGAACGCGCCGGGGCCGACACCGTCGAAATCTCCGCATCGCATGCGGTCTCGGTATCCGAGCCCGAGGCGGTCGCCGACCTCATCGTCCGCGCGGTCGAGCGCTAG
- a CDS encoding MASE1 domain-containing protein encodes MGRFRSNAELALWIIVAAVAYFAAAEVGLCLALVGDQVTPLWPPTGVALACLFLFGLRAWPGVTLGALAVNALLGPTLPAVLMIALGNTAAPVVAYLLLKRVGFRGDFVGVRDVLELVFLGALAAMLISATLGTVTLLVAGAVSAHGFWGAWLVWWTGDAMGVLLIAPLILVGKGIRIPKALSPLRVIEAAMLAAGTSVVAVSATVVSANLLFLVFPFLIWAAMRFHLAGALPCALIASTVAIVAVARDFPAFTGLDLTAKMITLQAFNGSVALTALIYATITAQRDRARRAVDDTCTQLAQTVLTISQGRPLEGIIDTAHRRRTRPPDTAPT; translated from the coding sequence GTGGGTCGTTTCCGCAGCAACGCCGAGTTGGCGCTGTGGATCATTGTCGCGGCGGTCGCGTATTTTGCGGCTGCCGAGGTCGGGTTGTGTTTGGCTTTGGTCGGCGATCAAGTCACGCCGCTGTGGCCGCCGACCGGGGTCGCCCTCGCATGTCTGTTCCTATTCGGCCTGCGTGCCTGGCCTGGCGTCACGCTGGGCGCGTTGGCGGTGAATGCCTTGCTCGGGCCGACGCTTCCTGCCGTCCTCATGATCGCCCTCGGCAACACGGCCGCTCCGGTGGTCGCGTACCTGCTGCTGAAAAGGGTCGGGTTCCGCGGCGATTTCGTCGGCGTACGTGACGTACTCGAACTCGTTTTCCTCGGTGCCCTCGCCGCAATGCTGATCAGCGCAACGCTCGGTACCGTCACTCTGCTCGTGGCCGGTGCGGTTTCCGCACACGGTTTCTGGGGCGCCTGGTTGGTGTGGTGGACCGGCGACGCCATGGGCGTACTCCTGATCGCACCGCTCATCCTCGTCGGTAAAGGTATTCGCATACCCAAGGCCCTCAGCCCATTACGGGTCATCGAGGCCGCGATGCTGGCGGCGGGCACATCCGTCGTCGCGGTATCGGCCACCGTGGTGTCGGCAAACCTGCTCTTCCTGGTCTTCCCCTTCCTGATCTGGGCCGCGATGCGCTTCCACCTCGCCGGCGCCCTGCCTTGTGCCCTCATCGCCTCGACCGTCGCCATCGTCGCCGTGGCCCGCGACTTCCCGGCCTTCACCGGCCTCGACCTGACCGCCAAAATGATCACCCTGCAGGCCTTCAACGGCTCGGTCGCGCTGACCGCCCTCATATACGCCACCATCACCGCTCAACGCGACCGCGCCCGCCGAGCCGTCGACGACACCTGCACCCAATTAGCCCAAACCGTCCTCACCATCAGCCAGGGCCGCCCTTTGGAAGGCATCATCGACACCGCGCACCGCCGCCGAACCCGACCTCCCGACACCGCACCGACCTGA